A portion of the Ricinus communis isolate WT05 ecotype wild-type chromosome 10, ASM1957865v1, whole genome shotgun sequence genome contains these proteins:
- the LOC107262426 gene encoding reactive oxygen species modulator 1: MARDSCLTRVTAGVAIGGAVGGAVGAVYGTYEAIRYKVPGLLKIRYIGQTTLGSAAIFGLFLGAGSLIHCGKSY; encoded by the exons ATGGCTAGGGATAGTTGCCTGACTCGTGTCACCGCCGGCGTCGCTATTGGAGGTGCTGTGGGTGGCGCTGTAG GTGCTGTGTATGGGACATATGAAGCAATCAGGTATAAG GTGCCAGGACTTTTGAAGATCAGGTATATTGGACAAACAACATTAGGCAGTGCTGCCATATTTGGTCTTTTCTTGGGTGCTGGGAGCTTGATACATTGTGGGAAATCATATTAA